A single Populus alba chromosome 7, ASM523922v2, whole genome shotgun sequence DNA region contains:
- the LOC118032085 gene encoding protein GAMETE EXPRESSED 2, with protein MALEIHFVSLSCLIFIASLASTPVNSEQTQGPYFAFSWLSDNNTFQAGDVATIKIKVLGEFDRSKGNAFSPKITVNGKMGNSCFVSGVLLDVAGEDTDTWRILFTPIRVGVFNVFIEDGPFHVFDSSLHFEVKAGKIYASACIASWRDLENEFEAGAKATVLIVPRDAFGNNVTSTGQELRPFNFTVSELYENGSIANVPDITHIGWNEFGQIILEFIATKSGNLLLHVEGGNQALNGCPLLYKVNPGPVDVSNCEATWKFETNVWQIFSKMETCIHQKDKYGNPVLGFYEFDTNVFEEEMNLSIPLADMSFTEVMPGIQLCSFSLLEPGNFLLTISDTKHNRSISNMPFSFNVFIGYADGLSSIVNGSGLNDSIAGEIAQFSIYLNDIFQYPSFVGVESIRVQIIRETDSYSVKPSINPIVNGNVSTPRAGNNSIRQAEIALAPSEIAPVSSVDLGKNSTGNSKVLASAFNVIYTPEKSGIYEIYVFCGNVLLNSGHSFRKEVRAGEVNVSLSTIQKFSLRAPKMIENEMAVQLVDSFFNPVLSQQSRLTLEIASVNKSGFSSGMFVDNDNGTYCIRYAVKDVGAYEMCVSFDGKRLSPCPLGVNMYGVEYFPKANDDNISVWEDESIAFDVLANDYFAGNNASIVELSKPDRGSLLQNGNLFRYTPYKDYYGNDSFTYTLSDVNGNLASASAIISVLNIPPQFISFPIQLQATEDVIGPRYGGFSAIVIKHSDPTEKICVTLSARSGTVFLSPVLMQFWQPIWGEFSAKKGDDAAKDLILEGSVEAINLALQSIQYLGSENFYGDDAIHVSASNKNGKNDLDVPVSVEPVNDPPFIKIPKFIILKSNEDESLIFDKAIDKFEFSVGDPDLLGYPGNESGFIVTFSVEVDKGFLVTNLAAELLKTTELKVMSSYQWQPIQTYVSISRHFMVRANGVRFRGALNECNSVMQQLSYDGRESDAILTVKLNDMGHYGCSSDCTDKIAVPLYSEATVQLIRRRSMSSLLAHTLGSAILVEFLMVFSLGGILLFFTCKCAMHLANERRRRISVTNSQLSSVQNSQKKSQNTDFSEDTTNFTCCCSSPFLLSGQTSNFRQRSNRRLGVEETGKNISSPPGSSSSRHLQTPPGLTPLVIEKDQKETF; from the exons ATGGCACTCGAAATTCACTTCGTTTCACTCTCTTGCCTCATTTTCATTGCATCATTGGCTTCTACACCTGTAAATTCAG AACAAACACAAGGACCCTACTTTGCATTCAGTTGGTTAAGCGACAACAACACATTCCAAGCAGGAGATGTTGCAACAATAAAGATCAAAGTGCTAGGAGAGTTTGACAGGAGTAAAGGAAATGCTTTTAGTCCTAAAATAACAGTGAATGGCAAGATGGGGAATTCTTGTTTTGTGTCTGGTGTTTTACTTGATGTTGCAGGAGAGGATACGGATACTTGGAGAATTCTTTTCACTCCAATACGGGTTggagtttttaatgtttttattgaagACGGCCCTTTTCATGTCTTTGATTCTTCTCTCCATTTTGAAGTTAAAGCAG GGAAAATATATGCATCTGCCTGCATTGCGTCATGGAGGGATCTCGAAAATGAGTTTGAAGCTGGGGCTAAAGCTACAGTTTTGATTGTTCCTAGAGATGCATTTGGGAATAATGTTACTTCAACGGGACAAGAACTACgtccttttaattttactgTGTCTGAACTTTACGAAAACGGTAGCATTGCCAATGTGCCAGACATCACTCACATAGGCTGGAATGAATTTGGTCAGATCATTCTCGAGTTTATTGCTACAAAATCTGGAAATTTATTGTTGCATGTGGAAGGAGGAAATCAGGCCTTGAATGGCTGTCCGCTTCTGTATAAGGTGAATCCAG GACCTGTCGATGTTTCCAATTGTGAGGCCACTTGGAAGTTTGAAACAAATGTATGGCAAATATTCTCCAAGATGGAAACTTGTATACACCAGAAAGATAAATATGGGAACCCTGTTCTAGGATTCTATGAATTCGACACCAATGTTTTTGAGGAGGAGATGAACCTGTCTATACCTCTTGCAGACATGAGCTTCACCGAGGTGATGCCAGGAATTCAGTTATGTTCCTTCAGTCTACTGGAACCAGGAAACTTCTTGCTCACTATATCAGATACAAAACATAATAGAAGCATCTCCAATatgccattttcttttaatgtgtTCATAG GTTATGCTGATGGATTATCAAGCATAGT CAATGGATCTGGTTTAAATGATTCCATTGCTGGTGAAATTGcacaattttcaatttatttgaatGACATTTTTCAATACCCATCTTTTGTCGGAGTAGAAAGCATTCGAGTGCAGATAATAAGGGAAACTGATTCCTATTCAGTAAAGCCAAGCATCAATCCAATTGTTAATG GAAATGTATCTACTCCAAGAGCGGGCAATAATTCTATCCGTCAAGCAGAAATTGCTCTGGCACCGTCAGAAATTGCTCCTGTATCCTCAGTTGATCTGGGAAAAAAT TCTACAGGAAACTCAAAAGTTCTGGCCAGTGCTTTTAATGTGATTTACACTCCTGAAAAGAGTGGAATCTATGAAATTTATGTGTTCTGTGGAAATGTTTTGCTGAATAGTGGCCACTCATTCAGAAAGGAAGTGAGAGCAG GTGAGGTTAATGTATCACTCTCGACAATTCAGAAATTTTCTTTGAGGGCGCCAAAGATGATTGAAAATGAAATGGCAGTGCAACTGGTGGATTCATTTTTTAATCCTGTCCTGTCCCAGCAGTCAAGACTGACACTAGAGATAGCTTCAGTTAACAAGTCTGGTTTTTCAAGTGGAATGTTTGTGGATAACGATAATGGTACATACTGCATTCGATATGCGGTTAAGGATGTTGGAGCTTATGAGATGTGTGTTTCTTTTGATGGCAAACGTTTGTCACCTTGCCCCCTCGGTGTCAACATGTATGGAG tTGAATACTTTCCCAAGGCCAATGACGATAACATTTCGGTTTGGGAGGATGAGTCTATTGCTTTCGATGTCTTGGCGAATGACTACTTTGCCGGTAACAATGCAAGTATTGTTGAATTATCAAAA CCAGATCGTGGTTCGCTTTTACAGAATGGAAATCTCTTTAGATACACTCCTTACAAAGATTATTACGGGAATGACTCTTTTACATACACACTATCTGATGTAAATGGAAACCTTGCTTCTGCTTCTGCAATCATTTCTGTTCTCAACATCCCACCTCAGTTCATTTCCTTTCCAATCCAATTGCAAGCAACTGAAGATGTGATAGGTCCCAGAT ATGG TGGTTTCTCTGCGATTGTGATAAAACACTCGGATCCAACAGAGAAAATCTGTGTCACTCTCAGCGCTCGATCTGGGACTGTGTTTTTGTCTCCTGTGCTGATGCAGTTTTGGCAGCCCATTTGGGGTGAATTTTCTGCAAAGAAAGGGGATGATGCAGCTAAAGATTTAATCTTAGAAGGCAGTGTAGAAGCAATCAATCTAGCCCTTCAATCGATTCAGTATCTTGG AAGCGAGAATTTCTACGGGGATGATGCTATTCATGTTTCTGCCAGCAACAAGAATGGAAAGAATGACCTGGATGTTCCAGTTTCTGTTGAGCCTGTCAACGATCCTCCGTTTATCAAAATCCCTAAATTTATCATACTGAAGAGTAACGAGGACGAGTCGCTGATATTTGACAAAGCGATAGACAAGTTTGAGTTCTCTGTTGGAGATCCAGACCTTCTTGGATACCCTG GCAACGAGTCTGGATTTATAGTCACATTTTCAGTGGAAGTAGACAAGGGATTTTTGGTAACCAATCTAGCAGCTGAGCTTCTTAAGACAACTGAACTTAAGGTGATGAGTAGTTATCAGTGGCAACCAATACAGACATATGTTTCTATCTCAAGACATTTTATGGTCAGAGCTAATGGAGTCAGATTCCGGGGGGCGCTTAACGAATGCAACAGTGTCATGCAACAACTGTCCTATGAT GGTAGAGAAAGTGATGCCATTTTAACtgtgaaattaaatgatatggGACATTATGGGTGTTCTTCAGACTGCACCGACAAGATTGCAGTGCCTTTATATTCTGAGGCTACAGTACAACTTATCCGAAGAAGGTCAATGAGTTCATTGTTAGCTCACA CCCTTGGATCAGCTATCTTAGTTGAGTTTCTTATGGTGTTTTCTCTAGGAGGGATTCTTCTGTTCTTTACATGCAAATGCGCAATGCATCTTgcaaatgaaagaagaagaagaatcagtGTCACGAATTCTCAGCTATCTAGTGTGCAGAATTCCCAGAAAAAAAGT CAGAATACAGATTTTTCGGAGGATACGACAAACTTCACATGCTGTTGTTCAAGCCCTTTCTTGCTTAGTGGCCAAACTTCCAACTTTCGACAACG CTCCAATCGACGTTTAGGAGTTGAAGAAACTGGCAAGAACATAAGTAGCCCTCCTGGATCTTCTAGCAGCCGACATCTACAGACTCCACCTGGTCTTACCCCACTTGTTATTGAGAAGGATCAAAAGGAAACCTTTTGA
- the LOC118032088 gene encoding rust resistance kinase Lr10 has product MMRGSSKKAICLFCFMFIAELGVGLNCTGSCGNQGLDIRFPFWIKDRHPEQCGYPGFNLSCNERGDIVLELPAAVDLYIDKIDYENQVIYASDPKGCLLSQHSNFNSSVFHLQFKMSKVDFSIFNCSLNNARSPNWMVPCLSTLHYDVLAIDSEQSIDDNELLLSCTKMYDLPVPQDIRLSWSYPNCGTCEATGKLCGLRENSSTELETECYGLPRPEKGARKKRLTVGVTTGSILFGVLVIAVYQIYSFRKSEEEYQAKVERFLDDYRAMNPTRYSHADLKKMTNQFRDELGQGAYGTVFKGKLTSDIPVAVKVLNNSTEKGEEFVNEMETMARIHHVNVVRLIGFCADGFRRALVYEYLPNNSLQKFISSANARNVFLGWERLHHIALGVAKGIEYLHQGCDQTILHFDIKPHNILLDNDFNPKIADFGLAKLCSKYKSVVSMTRVRGTVGYIAPEVFSRNFGNVSYKADVYSFGMLVLEMVGGRKNVDDTAENGDQVYFPEWIYNLLEEGEDLRFQIEEEGDAKIAKKLAIVGLWCIQWNPVDRPSMKIVVQMLEGEGDNLTKPPNPLSSTAPTRKTASIAGRRLHQELAAISETE; this is encoded by the exons ATGATGAGAGGTTCATCAAAAAAGGCTATATGCCTGTTCTGTTTCATGTTCATTGCAGAACTTGGAGTAGGTCTAAACTGCACAGGATCTTGTGGGAACCAGGGCCTCGACATCCGATTTCCATTCTGGATAAAGGATAGGCACCCAGAACAGTGTGGCTATCCTGGTTTTAATCTGTCTTGTAATGAGAGGGGCGATATAGTGCTCGAGCTGCCAGCTGCAGTGGACCTCTACATAGATAAGATTGACTACGAAAATCAAGTTATTTATGCAAGTGATCCCAAAGGTTGCCTTCTAAGCCAGCACTCAAACTTCAATTCCTCTGTGTTTCACTTACAGTTTAAGATGTCTAAGGTCGATTTTTCCATCTTCAATTGTTCTTTAAACAATGCAAGATCCCCGAACTGGATGGTCCCTTGTTTAAGTACTCTCCACTATGACGTTCTTGCCATTGATTCAGAACAATCTATTGATGACAACGAGTTATTACTATCTTGTACCAAGATGTACGACCTACCTGTTCCACAAGATATTCGTCTGTCGTGGTCCTATCCCAATTGtggaacttgtgaagcaacagGAAAACTATGTGGATTGAGGGAAAATAGCAGCACTGAGCTTGAAACTGAATGCTATGGCTTGCCCAGACCAGAAAAAG GTGCACGGAAAAAGCGACTGACTGTAG GTGTAACCACAGGATCCATTCTTTTCGGGGTTTTGGTCATTGCAGTCTACCAAATCTATAGCTTCAGAAAATCAGAAGAGGAATATCAGGCCAAGGTTGAAAGGTTTTTGGATGATTACAGAGCTATGAACCCCACAAGATACTCCCATGCTGATCTCAAAAAGATGACAAATCAATTCAGGGATGAATTGGGGCAAGGAGCTTATGGAACTGTGTTCAAAGGAAAGCTAACCAGTGATATTCCGGTGGCTGTTAAGGTTCTAAACAATTCAACAGAAAAAGGAGAGGAATTCGTCAACGAGATGGAAACAATGGCTAGGATTCACCATGTCAATGTAGTCCGCTTGATTGGCTTCTGTGCTGATGGATTTAGACGAGCTCTGGTTTACGAGTACTTGCCGAACAATTCGCTGCAGAAGTTCATATCTTCAGCAAACGCAAGGAATGTTTTCCTTGGCTGGGAAAGACTGCATCATATTGCCCTCGGAGTAGCCAAAGGGATTGAATATCTTCACCAGGGCTGTGACCAAACAATCCTCCACTTTGATATCAAACCGCATAATATCCTGCTGGACAATGACTTCAATCCCAAGATTGCAGATTTCGGTCTGGCTAAGTTGTGTTCCAAGTATAAAAGTGTTGTTTCCATGACAAGAGTTAGGGGAACCGTCGGCTACATAGCACCTGAAGTGTTCTCAAGAAACTTTGGGAATGTCTCCTACAAGGCAGACGTGTACAGTTTTGGAATGTTGGTGTTAGAAATGGTTGGTGGAAGGAAAAATGTTGATGATACAGCAGAAAATGGTGATCAAGTATACTTCCCAGAATGGATTTATAATCTTttagaagaaggagaagaccTGCGGTTCCAAATCGAGGAAGAAGGGGACGCTAAAATTGCGAAGAAGCTAGCCATTGTGGGACTGTGGTGCATCCAATGGAACCCAGTGGACCGTCCTTCCATGAAAATTGTTGTCCAGATGCTGGAAGGTGAAGGAGACAACTTGACAAAACCTCCCAATCCTCTTAGCTCCACAGCTCCAACGAGAAAGACGGCAAGTATAGCAGGGCGACGTCTGCATCAAGAATTGGCAGCCATCTCAGAAACAGAGTAA
- the LOC118032090 gene encoding uncharacterized protein translates to MSHYWLGLNGEWLIRNHIFLMFPIPCDCFINLHISAENYLLCFYMIIAYAAKDSKMIYSRFNTIPAFVWCLVLQCFGWKSVQQVNREHLFSRRIKDNAFMILKLKRIVFLHHLSNTQQILTDFRNSPLPTFTLDL, encoded by the exons atgtctcA CTACTGGCTGGGGCTGAATGGTGAATGGTTGATcagaaatcatatttttctgaTGTTCCCAATCCCATGTGATTGCTTCATCAACCTTCACATCTCTGCTGAGAATTACCTTCTCTGTTT CTATATGATAATAGCATATGCTGCCAAAGATTCGAAGATGATCTACAGCAGGTTTAACACCATTCCAGCCTTCGTATGGTGTCTTGTCCTCCAGTGCTTTGGTTGGAAGTCGGTTCAGCAAGTAAACAGAG AACATTTGTTCTCCAGAAGGATCAAAGATAATGCATTTATGATCCTTAAACTGAAGAGAATAGTTTTTCTCCATCATTTGTCCaacactcaacaaattttgACTGATTTCAG AAATTCTCCATTGCCAACCTTTACTCTGGATTTGTAA
- the LOC118032134 gene encoding uncharacterized protein, translating to MTAASKNHHPSSSKPPKNHHSTPKATTSQTNTTQNSNLTTNPNPAANPSPLSPSLKDQVLSRATHITRQELLKRRSHKLKQLSKCFKDYYWALMEELKVLYREYYWKYGVSPFKEDHQNTLQKVEQQKQGGGFGVLERERMGRGRLILKLLVKIIIMLHYIGVVNPSNGSDFIDEILSISLGFAQQFYRCRTSTAKLSFIHAPKTSFAQLFLETSGHLLNLGIRIPHDWHKLVMSL from the coding sequence ATGACTGCAGCCAGCAAAAACCACCACCCCTCCTCCTCTAAACCACCCAAGAACCACCACTCGACCCCTAAAGCAACCACCTCACAAACTAACACCACTCAAAACTCTAACCTCACTACTAACCCTAACCCCGCAGCTAatccatcaccattatctcccTCCCTCAAAGACCAGGTGTTGTCACGCGCCACCCACATTACGCGCCAAGAACTACTCAAAAGAAGATCCCACAAGCTGAAACAGCTCTCAAAATGCTTCAAAGATTATTACTGGGCATTAATGGAAGAACTCAAAGTTCTGTACAGAGAGTACTATTGGAAGTATGGTGTTAGCCCATTCAAAGAAGACCACCAAAACACCCTTCAAAAAGTAGAGCAGCAGAAGCAGGGTGGTGGGTTTGgtgttttagagagagagagaatggggAGGGGGAGGCTAATCTTGAAGTTATtggtgaaaataataataatgttgcaCTACATTGGTGTGGTGAATCCTTCCAATGGTAGCGACTTCATTGATGAAATCTTGTCCATTAGCCTTGGATTTGCCCAGCAGTTTTATCGCTGCAGAACGTCCACTGCAAAGCTTTCCTTTATACACGCACCCAAAACCTCCTTTGCCCAACTCTTCCTTGAAACCTCCGGTCATCTTCTTAATCTCGGAATAAGAATACCTCACGACTGGCATAAGCTTGTTATGAGTCTGTAG